The genomic DNA CAAATTCTTGTATGATAACTCCTTTTCCCTTCTTTATAGACCATTCTCCTCTCTGCTGCAGCCAGGTGAAGATGTGGTCATGGAGAATCAAACCACACCaactgaattcatccttcttggaTTTCATAATATTCAGGGGTTACATTTCCTACTGTCTTGGGTTATCTCCATCATCTACATCTTCACCATCTTGGGGAACATgctcatcatcttcctctccttggTGGAACCATGTCTCCAAACCccaatgtacttcttcctgggaaaCCTCTCCCTCCTAGACGtctgccagaccaccaccactgTCCCCCAGATGCTGGTGCACCTAGTCTCAGGCAGGAGCAGTATCTCCTATGCAAGGTGTGCAACACAACTCTACTTCTTCCTCTTTTTTGTGAGTGCTGAGTGCATCTTGCTGGCCACCATGGCGTATGACCGCTACATGGCCATATGCAAACCCCTGCGCTACACGCTGCTCATGAACAGGAAGttttgtgttctgctggtgtcagTCTCCTGGCTTAGTGGTGCACTCAATGCATCCTTGCACACATTCCTCACTATCCAGCTGCCCTTCTGTGAGGCCAACAGGATCAACTACTTCTACTGtgatatcccaccactgctggcTCTTTCCTGTGGAGACATCTCATTCAATGTCACCATGATACTGGTCTCCAGCATCTTCTTGGGGTGGAGCCCCACTCTGTGCATTGGACTTTCATATGGATACATTGTTTCAAGGATAGTGAAGATACAAACCCCTGAGGGGAGGAGCAAGGCCTTCTCCACCTGTGTGTCACATCTCACTGCAGTCCTGCTCTACTATGGAAGTGGTATCTTCACCTATGTCAGACCCCTCTCTAGCTACTCACTGGATAATGACCAGTTAATCTCTCTGCTGTACAACATCGTCACCCCCATGTTAAACCCATTGATCTATACTCTGAGGAACAAGGATGTGAAGAGAGCCATGAAAAAGGTCCTTGTGAGGAAAATGTTCTTCTAAGAGAATCAAGAATACTGGCATCGGTATCTACTTCCATGAATGGGATGTAGTAAGTTAGAACATGTGGgttctgggagtcaggactcctgggttctattctgctttctgggaagggagtgggttaTAGTGATTAGAGAAGGGAGACACCGGGAGTCAGGATCCTAGGTTACATTTGATGACTCTTGCAGGGGGATGGGTCTAGGGGTTGGAGCAGCAGAGTTGAAGCCCCAGGACTGTTGCAAAGAGCTTTCCTAACTATGGATGAAAGCTTTTATAGGGTgctaaatgtttttaaatgtggaGGTTAATCTCTAGGAAGGTTCGAGAAAGGATCCAACAATAGAACATTACAATTAACCTTTATTTATAAACTTCATGTTTTTTGCTATGTGGCCTTGAACGTGTTTCACATATttatgaaagatgtggacaaactggtgaGAATCCAGATGAGAGTAACACAAATGATAAGTTTAGCAAACCTGACCTATGTGGAAAGGTGAAAAAAggtgggcatgtttagtcttgagaaaggaAGACTGACTGAGGACCTGATAACAggcttcaaatatgttaatggcTCATCTAAAGATGAgagggatcaattgttcttcatgcccactgaaggtaggaaaagcagcaatgggattaatctgcagcaagggagatttaggttagctattaggagaAACTCTGGACAGGGGAGGCtgtaggtattttgctgccccaagcacggcaggcaggctgccttcggcggcttgcctgcaggaggttcccAATCCCACAGATTCagcggcagcctgcaggaggtctgccgaagccgtgggaccagcagaccctctgcagacatgccaccgaaggcaccctgcctgccgccctcgtggcgaccggcagagcgcccctcatggcttgccgccccaagcacgcttggcgtgctggtgcctggagccacccctggctctggatcaggcttctaagggaagttgtggaatccccatcactggaggtttttaggaacaggttggacagacacctgtcaggtcTAGTCTAAGTTCACTTGGTcatgcctcagcacagggggctggacttgatgacctctcaaggtcccttacagcctgacatttctatgattctatgtgtaagcagagtcaggataagctctaccctgacatctggtggaaagaatgtcagagagtttatttgcatagacacgcctaccctatcccagactgctgagcggtgggactgcttggtgacaactgactcaccctcagttgggtggtacttgctagacaagggacatgggttccaaaacccagtgaagtagagaggctggggacaggtatctgtgcctggtggtgcaggctccttgtggagccagaagcaccagttgcaccccctcctctctccactgtggaatgtcagagttgatttttttattccctcaagaatctaaatacaggtgactgagctgaatgCCCTTTGGGCTAATGGTACactcgcactggggctcccccactaagagctgagatcactaagagttgaaatcacaaaaaagctgaaatgacctgagctgagagcactgagcattgtgctagctagtgggggaagcctgaagatatgctgtggagcagagcagctggtggagtggagcagttgtggggatggctggagcggatcacgggacagctggtggcagcagagcggctggcagagcggagtagctgtgggacgggtggagcggcccacagagtgagcggagctgagcagttttgcagagcagctcatggagcagagcagctggtggagcggagcagttcctgaggatggctggaggagcggagcagttcgtggagaaggcggaagcagaacccacggagaggcagggcagttggccctggaccccgtaaggtgcccctttctacccaggctggggggagggacctctacagatagactctcgaactctggggtggcattgaccagagacttttgggttgttggactttggggtgattggacttaaaaccctaagcggaaaaaggacagtgccaaacgtacttggaggtgggtttttgtttatggtttgtgttataaccctgtttgtggtgtttctccaatgggatgccgcattgattccttcctttattaaaaagattttgctacactcagactcagtgcttgcgagaggggaagtattgcctcctagaggcgcccaggggggtgtggtatgtgagtgtcccaggtcactgggtgggggctcgagccagttatacattgtgttactgaaacggaaaccctggatactgaacccggcccttgttgctgccaactagaggggcagaagggttacatatgatATACATTTGACTAAAAAAGTGAAATTTTGGGCCGGTCCTTCAACTACTTAAGCATGTGGGCTCAGATTTCCGAGGGAGCCTAAGGgacttaggcacccaactcccattgatttttcaaTGAACTCCTTTATGCCTCTTTGAAAATTATGGCCATAAGTAATTGTTGGATTGACttacatcctctcccctcctgccaatGCACGTGAATCGCTTCACTCACGGGAGTAAGAGCTCATAGGCCTGTAAACGCCTCTGCCATGTTTCATTTGATGCTCCATCCCTGATATGGGTGCATATTAGTAGTGGGTGAATTGAACATTCCCTATTGCCTAACTCTCTCAAAGGCTGAGGCTTGGATTTTCATGGGAGCCAAAGGGATGTAGGTGTCCATCTCCCATTGAGAGTTAGCctccttcaaaaaacaaaacaaaactgcccAGCCTTTTTCTGTCTATAAAGTTATTTCATGAGAAAGTTATTTAGATGAGAAATACTGTggaaggtctggtctacactgcaaagtttaCCAAATAGCTATGTGggctaggagtgtgaaaaaagTCACTGTCCCTCACTGACATGCTATGCCACCAAAATCCATCATGTAGAGGAACTATGCTGACAGAAGGGCGTGTCTGATGGTATATCTTATGTCATTCAGGCAGATGGTGTAGCTATGCCACTATGGGGCTCTGCTGACACACCAATCCCAGCCAGGAGTCTGTAATAAACAAGCCCAAAGTGACCAAAAAGTTTAGTTATAATATTTCTCATTTCCCTGTGTTTATTTCTCATTAACTTACACTAATTATGTTCATTTCTCTCTGCTTTTGTGTACTATTTAATcctgttatatatattttttttctctgcaaaatGTGTGGGGTATATTTTGTCTAAAAAGGtgttacataaaataaaattgatttcATATTATTCTTTagtatctatctaatctatcctaTCTATGCTATCAAGAAATAAGGTGTGCAtttaccattggaacaacttaccagggGTTGCGGTACATTCTTcatcactgatcatttttaaatcaagatgggattttttttcccaaaaaagatctctagaaattattttgggtaattctctggcctgtgttatacaagaagtcagactagctgatcacaatggtcacttctggcctatGAATCTATAACTACTTATAAGactcccatcaccacagtatctgtgcATCTCACTAATagctcagagaaggcagtgaGGTTTGTCCATTGTACATGGGTCTATTTTTATTTGGGAGGCTTCTGGCATTCTGGGGCCCTGATCTGAGCACAGAATTTCCATTAGCTGGGAGGGTCTCCTCAGACTCGTTCGAAGAGGGGCTACCCCATCCCTCTATAGGAGAAGAGGCCTTGGGGAAAAAAGGGGCCTACAGCTGAGCAGGTGCTATTTCCCTAGAGATGTATATAGAGGGAGTattccctctctgctctgggtagGCTAGACAGAGAGAAACCAAGCacaagaatgactctatagcctagtGGTTGCAGCACTCAGCTGGGAGACCCAGAATCCagttcccctgctccaatgattttcattatttatccacccTGGAATGACTCCAGCAGGAGGGATTGAGTGAGCCCTCAGTCAGACTATCCCACAGGGCAGTGGTTTGAGAGGTGGCAAAGcgctgttcaaatcccttctgccACTCAGCATGAGAGATGTGAACCTGGGGTATCCCATATCCCAGGTGCGTCTCATAACCATTAGGCTAAAAGTTATGGACGAGCGCCTCTTTCCCTCACTTGCAAAAAAAAGCTTATGTGTTGAACTGCCTGAGAGGGGTGGAGCTTAGCACACATTCCTCTCCTTGTTGTGTCCATTGGTTACCTTAGCTGATTCCCCAACCAGAGTTCTGGCTTTTGCAAATCTCATTCTGAGGCACCTGTCACTTCCCACTCATTGCACAGGGAGCCTGAGAGCTGAACTCAGCCTTTGTGAATCCCAGACTCCCAGTGGTTTTCTAGGTACCTAAAAGTTATGTCTGCTGACACTCAATGTCCCCATGCCTAGTTTAAGCAAGCTTGCTCCTAGTTCTTCTGGATGGTGCCAGGCAGACAGTCCAGGAGCCTGCCTCACTCCAGTTCACCCATGGAGAAACATGGCACGGCGTTAGCCCTCCCTGTGTCGACACACAAGCATCTGTGGACTCCAGCATTCATCGTGGCACTAAAACTCGACCAGATGCAGGGGGTAATTGGCCACAGCTACGGgtccctctccccacagcagtaGTGGGGCTAGATGATCATTTGTGGTCCACTGCTGAACAGGGTaactgtcataggtttcacccccactctgaactttagggtacagatgtggggacctgcatgagaacccctaagcttaattaccagcttagatcagtATGCTGACACCACCCAAATcatttaaaacagctgtttatgagTCAGTTGGGAAACTTTGTCTTCCTCCTCAAAATATCTCCTTCCCAAGTactgtaacccttccctgggtaaccctgagagacttctccaccaatttcctggtgaacactgatccaaactccttggaccttaaaacaaggaaaaaatcaatcaggttcttaaaaagaagacttttaattaaggaaaagagGTGAAAGAAATACCTCTGAGATTAGCATgtaagctactctcacagacaacagatttaaaacacagaggatgttcccctgggcaaaaaccttagttacacaaaagaaaacccaatttgattatccctctaatgcaaataagacaaagtcacaaaaggaaataaacataatctaattCATTCCGTCTCTAATATTCACTACCCTAGTTGATTCCTGGATCTTTTAACTCTGGCACAGAACTTAATGAATAGAACAAGGGaagaacttccctccttcctcttgaaacatcttgtccccccattggttcctctggccAGGTGACAGTTAGGCtagctgagcttcttaacccttaactCTCTGTTTATGTCAGTAACAAAATCACAGAATCAGAGAAAta from Gopherus flavomarginatus isolate rGopFla2 chromosome 12, rGopFla2.mat.asm, whole genome shotgun sequence includes the following:
- the LOC127032610 gene encoding olfactory receptor 5V1-like, encoding MENQTTPTEFILLGFHNIQGLHFLLSWVISIIYIFTILGNMLIIFLSLVEPCLQTPMYFFLGNLSLLDVCQTTTTVPQMLVHLVSGRSSISYARCATQLYFFLFFVSAECILLATMAYDRYMAICKPLRYTLLMNRKFCVLLVSVSWLSGALNASLHTFLTIQLPFCEANRINYFYCDIPPLLALSCGDISFNVTMILVSSIFLGWSPTLCIGLSYGYIVSRIVKIQTPEGRSKAFSTCVSHLTAVLLYYGSGIFTYVRPLSSYSLDNDQLISLLYNIVTPMLNPLIYTLRNKDVKRAMKKVLVRKMFF